The Plasmodium yoelii strain 17X genome assembly, chromosome: 4 genome has a window encoding:
- a CDS encoding PIR protein gives MAKDQTNKIEYFIKNTRYICGKFDTLKLLFPDELDSGKYNFKVARYKNYLSKSDYTDIDKINGFFLWLLKEIFGNSNNLSGNANENMIIVTYVFSWLSYMLSLKQENGITKLNEFYSKHIENVSDYNGSIGKNTQYKTYKEIIDGNKKLMDIDIIVMSKFYDVFKNLCKMYDELTTANYNSEKYLEYVNNFANNYKSLINENFNDTNNNSFRQVLSVVLNDYNYIKDTLGVESVKKQFPELRKEKTATQVSVLSPKETRDASLSEIQGSSSQTEGSSSQTEASSPQTGVSDSQTKVSDSQIGVSDSETTLFSSLTINKLIPIPLILVATLILLGIAYKYSLFGFGKRSKKQHLRGKLKR, from the exons ATGGCAAAAGATCAAACGAATAAAATAGAATACTTCATTAAAAATACCAGATACATA TGTGGTAAGTTTGATACTTTGAAATTGCTTTTTCCTGATGAATTAGATTctggaaaatataattttaaagttGCAAGATACAAAAATTATCTTTCTAAATCAGACTATACCgatatcgataaaattaatggtTTTTTCTTATGGTTGCTTAAAGAAATTTTtgggaatagtaataatttgTCGGGAAATgcaaatgaaaatatgatTATTGTTACATACGTTTTTTcgtggttaagttatatgctAAGCTTAAAACAAGAAAACGGAATCACTAAATTAAACGAGTTTTATAGTAAACATATAGAAAATGTCTCGGACTATAACGGATCTATAGGAAAGAATACGCaatataaaacttataaGGAAATTATAGATGGAAATAAGAAATTGATGGATATTGATATTATAGttatgtctaaattttatgatgtatttaaaaatttgtgTAAAATGTATGATGAGCTTACAACAGCGAATTATAATAGCGAGAAATATTTAGAATATGTTAATAACTTtgctaataattataaatctcttattaatgaaaattttaatgaTACAAACAATAATTCATTCAGACAAGTATTGTCTGTTGTATTAAACGATTATAATTACATAAAAGATACATTAGGTGTTGAATCTGTAAAGAAACAATTTCCAGAACTTAGAAAGGAAAAAACAGCAACACAAGTTTCTGTATTAAGTCCTAAAGAAACAAGAGATGCCTCATTGAGTGAAATTCAAGGATCAAGTTCTCAAACTGAAGGATCAAGTTCTCAAACTGAAGCATCAAGTCCTCAAACTGGCGTATCAGATTCTCAAACTAAAGTATCAGATTCTCAAATTGGTGTATCAGATTCTGAAACAACACTATTTAGTTCATTGACAATAAACAAACTAATTCCAATTCCACTCATATTGGTTGcaacattaattttattaggaattgcatataag